A region from the Silene latifolia isolate original U9 population chromosome 7, ASM4854445v1, whole genome shotgun sequence genome encodes:
- the LOC141592622 gene encoding putative membrane protein At1g16860 yields the protein MGSRFPSHKLSSGLYVSGRPVEQAKERVPTMSSAAMPYIGGDIKKSGELGKMFDIPVDGSRSRKSGPINNAPTRTGSFGGAASQSGPIGQNSTSRVNSGSVGGTGSASLKKSNSGPLNKHGEPVKKSSGPQGTSRQNSGPLAPVLPATGLITSGPISSGPLNSSGAPRKPSGPQDSTVPMKHHTSSIVHNQAVTKLSQDDEYSFHKSFPKLILWAMGLLFVMGFIAGGFILGAVHNPILLIVVVVLFSVVAAVFTWNTYWGRRAITGYIARYPDAELRTARDGQFVKVSGVVTCGNVPLESSFQKVPRCVYTSTSLYEYRGWDSKAANPSHRRFTWGLRSLERHVVDFYISDFQSGLRALVKTGYGARVTPYVDESVAIDIDPSNKDMSPDFVRWLGERNLSSDDRLMRLKEGYIKEGSTVSVMGVVQRNDNVLMIVPPSDPFPTGCQWSNCILPANLEGIVLSCEDTSKIDVIPV from the exons ATGGGTTCTCGGTTCCCATCCCATAAGCTCAGCAGTGGGCTTTATGTGTCTGGGCGGCCTGTCGAGCAGGCAAAGGAACGAGTGCCAACCATGAGTTCTGCAGCCATGCCTTACATTGGAGGTGATATAAAAAAGTCTGGTGAACTCGGAAAAATGTTTGATATACCTGTGGATGGCTCAAGGTCAAGAAAATCTGGACCTATTAACAATGCCCCTACAAGGACTGGATCATTTGGTGGAGCTGCATCTCAATCTGGGCCAATTGGGCAAAATTCCACTAGCCGAGTTAATTCAGGTTCTGTTGGAGGAACGGGCTCTGCATCCCTAAAGAAATCTAATTCTGGCCCACTTAACAAACACGGTGAGCCCGTAAAAAAGTCATCTGGACCTCAAGGTACTTCTCGACAAAATTCGGGCCCTCTTGCACCGGTGCTTCCTGCCACGGGGTTGATTACTTCTGGGCCTATTTCTTCTGGTCCCTTGAATTCATCTGGCGCTCCCCGAAAGCCTTCTGGTCCCCAGGATTCTACTGTCCCGATGAAGCATCATACTTCTTCAATTGTTCACAACCAGGCCGTTACTAAGCTCAGTCAAGACGACGAGTACTCATTTCACAAGAGCTTCCCAAAACTGATTTTGTGGGCTATGGGTCTACTGTTTGTCATGGGTTTTATTGCGGGTGGTTTCATCCTTGGAGCTGTGCACAATCCTATCCTTCTCATCGTTGTCGTGGTCCTGTTTAGTGTTGTTGCTGCTGTTTTTACATGGAATACTTATTGGGGAAGAAGAGCTATCACAGGCTATATTGCTCGATATCCAGATGCAGAGCTTCGAACTGCAAGGGATGGTCAATTTGTAAAGGTTTCTGGG GTGGTCACATGTGGAAATGTTCCTTTGGAGTCATCTTTTCAAAAGGTTCCTCGATGCGTTTACACATCTACTAGCTTATACGAATATAGAGGCTGGGACTCAAAAGCTGCTAACCCAAGCCATCGTCGCTTTACTTGGGGACTCAGATCTCTTGAG AGACATGTGGTTGACTTTTACATATCTGACTTCCAATCTGGGCTGAGAGCTTTGGTCAAGACCGGTTATGGTGCTAGAGTGACTCCCTATGTTGATGAATCTGTTGCTATTGACATCGACCCATCAAACAAGGATATGTCACCTGATTTTGTTCGGTGGTTAGGTGAGAGGAACCTCTCTAGTGATGACCGTCTCATGCGCTTGAAAGAAGG ATACATCAAAGAAGGTAGCACTGTGAGCGTAATGGGTGTTGTTCAACGAAATGATAACGTGCTGATGATTGTCCCGCCATCAGATCCATTCCCGACAGGTTGCCAATGGTCGAATTGTATACTTCCTGCTAACCTTGAAGGTATCGTCTTGAGCTGCGAAGACACCTCCAAGATTGATGTCATTCCTGTCTGA
- the LOC141592610 gene encoding inactive protein kinase SELMODRAFT_444075-like isoform X1: MNKNKNNSKKVVVVAVKASKEISRNAMEWALTHVVQPGNSVKLLVVISPQSFGKKLWGLQRFTTDCTSGHWKSHTGTLLEQEEDITDSCSQLMHQLCRDHKSCKINVKIKILSGSLDGVVAAEARRDQTDWVILDNRLKAEAKHCMDKLQCNVILMKGSNPKVLRLNLTGSREFETDAAHALSSTINAPLLEDRFGFLNNTRVPNVTPTSSPEHETSYAATDAGTSSVSSSDAGMSSYFISGTTEDRRRESSLVASLSDKLADSDFDTDNDSMSSTSFDQPWMQKSQLDGSLKSTAEILSCASSNLQKRFSISESPNHRQTLNSTDVRHAISLAKNAPADPPPLCSICHHKAPVFGRPPQSFTYAELELATNGFSERNFLAEGGFGSVYRGMLQDGQVVAVKQYKLASSQGDKEFCSEVEVLSCAQHRNVVMLIGFCVEGGRRLLVYEYICNGSLDYHLYGRSCHILEWSARQKIAIGAARGLRYLHEECRVGCIVHRDMRPNNILLTHDFEPLVGDFGLARCQPDGGVGEATRVIGTFGYLAPEYAQSGQITEKADVYSFGIVLLELIAGRKAVDINKPRGQQCLTEWARRLLREKDIRKLIDPCLGDSYGKEELCSMLQCASLCIKKDPDLRPRMSQVLRLLESGMLSSVNQT; the protein is encoded by the exons atgaataagaataagaataatagtaAGAAAGTGGTGGTTGTTGCTGTGAAAGCTTCAAAGGAAATATCAAGAAATGCAATGGAATGGGCACTTACTCATGTTGTTCAACCTGGGAATTCTGTCAAGCTTTTAGTTGTCATTTCTCCTCAAAgttttg GTAAAAAACTTTGGGGGTTACAAAGGTTTACCACTGACTGCACAAGTGGACATTGGAAATCTCACACAGGCACCCTTTTGGAGCAAGAGGAAGACATCACTGATTCTTGCTCACAGTTGATGCATCAATTATGCAGGGATCACAAATCATGCAAG ATAAATGTCAAGATTAAGATTCTTTCAGGCTCTCTTGATGGAGTTGTGGCTGCTGAAGCCAGGAGAGATCAAACAGACTGGGTGATACTGGATAA TAGGCTAAAAGCTGAGGCAAAACACTGCATGGATAAGCTCCAGTGCAACGTCATCTTAATGAAAGGCTCAAATCCAAAGGTACTTAGACTAAATTTGACTGGGTCCAGGGAGTTTGAAACTGATGCGGCGCACGCACTATCATCCACTATAAATGCGCCACTGCTAGAAGATAGATTTGGTTTTCTAAATAATACTCGCGTCCCAAATGTGACTCCAACCAGTAGCCCCGAGCATGAGACATCATACGCGGCTACTGATGCAGGAACTTCATCCGTGTCAAGCTCAGATGCAGGAATGTCATCATATTTCATCTCAGGGACAACTGAGGATCGAAGAAGAGAATCTTCATTGGTTGCTAGTCTAAGTGACAAACTAGCAGATTCTGATTTTGATACAGATAACGATTCTATGAGCTCGACGAGCTTTGATCAGCCGTGGATGCAAAAATCCCAATTAGATGGGTCGCTAAAATCCACTGCTGAAATTCTCTCATGTGCATCTTCAAATTTGCAGAAGAGATTTTCCATCTCTGAATCTCCCAATCATAGGCAAACACTTAATTCAACGGATGTTCGGCATGCTATTTCACTGGCTAAAAATGCACCAGCTGATCCACCTCCTCTATGTTCTATTTGCCACCATAAGGCACCGGTCTTTGGGAGACCTCCTCAGTCATTCACCTATGCTGAGTTGGAATTGGCAACAAATGGGTTTTCTGAGAGAAATTTTCTAGCAGAAGGTGGGTTCGGTTCTGTTTATCGTGGGATGCTACAAGATGGGCAAGTTGTTGCTGTGAAGCAATACAAACTGGCCAGCTCTCAGGGTGATAAGGAATTTTGCTCTGAAGTGGAGGTTTTAAGTTGTGCCCAGCACCGTAATGTTGTAATGTTGATTGGATTCTGTGTGGAGGGCGGCAGAAGATTGTTGGTTTATGAATATATTTGCAATGGGTCTTTGGATTACCATCTCTACG GACGTAGTTGTCACATTTTAGAATGGTCTGCCAGACAGAAGATTGCCATAGGAGCTGCTCGAGGATTGAGATACCTTCATGAAGAGTGTCGGGTTGGTTGTATTGTTCATCGAGATATGCGTCCAAATAATATCCTTTTAACCCATGACTTTGAGCCATTG GTTGGGGACTTTGGATTGGCAAGGTGCCAACCTGACGGAGGCGTAGGTGAAGCGACTCGTGTGATTGGGACTTTTGG ATACCTGGCTCCAGAGTATGCTCAAAGTGGCCAGATCACTGAAAAAGCCGATGTCTACTCATTTGGCATTGTATTACTAGAACTCATTGCAGGACGAAAAGCTGTGGATATAAATAAGCCTAGGGGTCAACAATGCCTCACTGAATGG GCACGTCGTTTACTTAGAGAAAAGGATATTAGAAAGTTGATTGATCCGTGCTTGGGTGATAGCTATGGAAAAGAGGAACTTTGCTCTATGCTGCAGTGTGCCTCATTATGCATAAAAAAGGATCCTGATTTAAGACCTCGCATGTCTCAG GTACTCCGGCTTTTGGAGAGTGGCATGTTGAGCTCAGTCAATCAAACCTAA
- the LOC141592610 gene encoding inactive protein kinase SELMODRAFT_444075-like isoform X2, whose amino-acid sequence MNKNKNNSKKVVVVAVKASKEISRNAMEWALTHVVQPGNSVKLLVVISPQSFGKKLWGLQRFTTDCTSGHWKSHTGTLLEQEEDITDSCSQLMHQLCRDHKSCKINVKIKILSGSLDGVVAAEARRDQTDWVILDKLKAEAKHCMDKLQCNVILMKGSNPKVLRLNLTGSREFETDAAHALSSTINAPLLEDRFGFLNNTRVPNVTPTSSPEHETSYAATDAGTSSVSSSDAGMSSYFISGTTEDRRRESSLVASLSDKLADSDFDTDNDSMSSTSFDQPWMQKSQLDGSLKSTAEILSCASSNLQKRFSISESPNHRQTLNSTDVRHAISLAKNAPADPPPLCSICHHKAPVFGRPPQSFTYAELELATNGFSERNFLAEGGFGSVYRGMLQDGQVVAVKQYKLASSQGDKEFCSEVEVLSCAQHRNVVMLIGFCVEGGRRLLVYEYICNGSLDYHLYGRSCHILEWSARQKIAIGAARGLRYLHEECRVGCIVHRDMRPNNILLTHDFEPLVGDFGLARCQPDGGVGEATRVIGTFGYLAPEYAQSGQITEKADVYSFGIVLLELIAGRKAVDINKPRGQQCLTEWARRLLREKDIRKLIDPCLGDSYGKEELCSMLQCASLCIKKDPDLRPRMSQVLRLLESGMLSSVNQT is encoded by the exons atgaataagaataagaataatagtaAGAAAGTGGTGGTTGTTGCTGTGAAAGCTTCAAAGGAAATATCAAGAAATGCAATGGAATGGGCACTTACTCATGTTGTTCAACCTGGGAATTCTGTCAAGCTTTTAGTTGTCATTTCTCCTCAAAgttttg GTAAAAAACTTTGGGGGTTACAAAGGTTTACCACTGACTGCACAAGTGGACATTGGAAATCTCACACAGGCACCCTTTTGGAGCAAGAGGAAGACATCACTGATTCTTGCTCACAGTTGATGCATCAATTATGCAGGGATCACAAATCATGCAAG ATAAATGTCAAGATTAAGATTCTTTCAGGCTCTCTTGATGGAGTTGTGGCTGCTGAAGCCAGGAGAGATCAAACAGACTGGGTGATACTGGATAA GCTAAAAGCTGAGGCAAAACACTGCATGGATAAGCTCCAGTGCAACGTCATCTTAATGAAAGGCTCAAATCCAAAGGTACTTAGACTAAATTTGACTGGGTCCAGGGAGTTTGAAACTGATGCGGCGCACGCACTATCATCCACTATAAATGCGCCACTGCTAGAAGATAGATTTGGTTTTCTAAATAATACTCGCGTCCCAAATGTGACTCCAACCAGTAGCCCCGAGCATGAGACATCATACGCGGCTACTGATGCAGGAACTTCATCCGTGTCAAGCTCAGATGCAGGAATGTCATCATATTTCATCTCAGGGACAACTGAGGATCGAAGAAGAGAATCTTCATTGGTTGCTAGTCTAAGTGACAAACTAGCAGATTCTGATTTTGATACAGATAACGATTCTATGAGCTCGACGAGCTTTGATCAGCCGTGGATGCAAAAATCCCAATTAGATGGGTCGCTAAAATCCACTGCTGAAATTCTCTCATGTGCATCTTCAAATTTGCAGAAGAGATTTTCCATCTCTGAATCTCCCAATCATAGGCAAACACTTAATTCAACGGATGTTCGGCATGCTATTTCACTGGCTAAAAATGCACCAGCTGATCCACCTCCTCTATGTTCTATTTGCCACCATAAGGCACCGGTCTTTGGGAGACCTCCTCAGTCATTCACCTATGCTGAGTTGGAATTGGCAACAAATGGGTTTTCTGAGAGAAATTTTCTAGCAGAAGGTGGGTTCGGTTCTGTTTATCGTGGGATGCTACAAGATGGGCAAGTTGTTGCTGTGAAGCAATACAAACTGGCCAGCTCTCAGGGTGATAAGGAATTTTGCTCTGAAGTGGAGGTTTTAAGTTGTGCCCAGCACCGTAATGTTGTAATGTTGATTGGATTCTGTGTGGAGGGCGGCAGAAGATTGTTGGTTTATGAATATATTTGCAATGGGTCTTTGGATTACCATCTCTACG GACGTAGTTGTCACATTTTAGAATGGTCTGCCAGACAGAAGATTGCCATAGGAGCTGCTCGAGGATTGAGATACCTTCATGAAGAGTGTCGGGTTGGTTGTATTGTTCATCGAGATATGCGTCCAAATAATATCCTTTTAACCCATGACTTTGAGCCATTG GTTGGGGACTTTGGATTGGCAAGGTGCCAACCTGACGGAGGCGTAGGTGAAGCGACTCGTGTGATTGGGACTTTTGG ATACCTGGCTCCAGAGTATGCTCAAAGTGGCCAGATCACTGAAAAAGCCGATGTCTACTCATTTGGCATTGTATTACTAGAACTCATTGCAGGACGAAAAGCTGTGGATATAAATAAGCCTAGGGGTCAACAATGCCTCACTGAATGG GCACGTCGTTTACTTAGAGAAAAGGATATTAGAAAGTTGATTGATCCGTGCTTGGGTGATAGCTATGGAAAAGAGGAACTTTGCTCTATGCTGCAGTGTGCCTCATTATGCATAAAAAAGGATCCTGATTTAAGACCTCGCATGTCTCAG GTACTCCGGCTTTTGGAGAGTGGCATGTTGAGCTCAGTCAATCAAACCTAA
- the LOC141592611 gene encoding protein EFFECTOR OF TRANSCRIPTION 2-like — MGRPPHDLPSSTPKTTTTTATVTTVITRLKREEFRRTKHDTAFSKWRILIGPSDWENYQAQKDGAERYRVSNLPEVAGPGLYEIAAAVCSTGSGRDIEKLDPERIVVVYLGQADNVRSRLQHYGRTGSHLVFGVDLFHQVFSRGFPIVYRWALMKSKSEAERTEAELLEKFDYAWNKLGNGSRRPDDILNKIDMISTKTRHIPKIWKMLQTLSDQKVGIPIKAEKLSLDNKPNHDTLIYDEKLGLFDRVFKFSRSRPRSVVPDPEIIVQGFNETVICGVTSSNGKICIKSPVEGRKRCADHKGVKLTCKPMTKDLGTNGLVQENPPSNVINNVICGVKLREGSHCERAPLPGRKRCMEHKGMRVNQTVSKDSTHKSLITVSLSNPGLVDCCGVHLSDGKCCTRMPVKGRKRCEEHKGMRVDACVSNNSKLSVRNKWFNAKLE, encoded by the exons ATGGGAAGACCACCTCATGATCTCCCCTCCTCAACACCcaaaacaacaaccaccaccgccACCGTCACCACCGTAATAACCCGACTTAAACGCGAAGAATTCCGAAGAACCAAACACGATACCGCCTTTTCAAAATGGCGAATACTCATCGGCCCATCCGACTGGGAGAATTACCAGGCCCAAAAGGATGGCGCCGAGAGGTACCGAGTATCCAATTTACCTGAAGTAGCTGGACCGGGTTTATATGAGATAGCCGCCGCTGTGTGCAGCACTGGTTCGGGTCGGGATATCGAGAAACTTGATCCGGAGAGGATTGTGGTGGTTTACTTGGGTCAGGCTGATAATGTGAGGTCTAGGTTGCAGCATTATGGTCGAACCGGATCTCATCTCGTTTTCGGTGTCGATTTGTTTCATCAAGTTTTTTCAAGAGGTTTTCCAATTGTTTACCGCTGGGCGCTT ATGAAGAGCAAAAGTGAAGCTGAAAGGACAGAAGCTGAGCTTCTTGAAAAATTCGACTATGCATGGAACAAACTTGGAAATGGTTCACGACGTCCAGATGATATTCTAAACAAAATAGACATGATCTCAACCAAAACCCGTCACATTCCTAAGATCTGGAAGATGCTACAAACTCTCAGTGATCAAAAGGTGGGCATTCCAATCAAAGCAGAGAAGCTTTCATTGGACAACAAGCCTAATCATGATACTCTTATTTATGACGAGAAATTAGGTCTTTTTGACCGAGTTTTTAAGTTCTCTCGTTCTCGACCTAGGTCAGTTGTTCCTGACCCTGAAATTATAGTCCAGGGCTTCAATGAAACTGTCATTTGTGGCGTGACTTCAAGTAACGGGAAAATTTGTATTAAATCACCAGTTGAAGGGCGAAAGAGGTGTGCTGATCATAAAGGCGTGAAATTGACCTGTAAACCCATGACAAAGGATTTGGGCACTAATGGTTTAGTACAAGAAAATCCCCCATCTAATGTGATAAACAACGTCATTTGCGGTGTAAAACTACGTGAAGGATCACATTGTGAAAGGGCACCTTTGCCAGGCAGGAAAAGGTGCATGGAGCACAAAGGGATGAGAGTTAATCAAACCGTGTCTAAGGATTCAACCCATAAGTCTCTAATCACGGTATCTCTCTCAAATCCTGGCCTTGTAGATTGCTGTGGAGTGCATTTAAGTGATGGGAAATGTTGTACAAGAATGCCTGTGAAAGGAAGGAAGAGATGCGAGGAGCATAAAGGAATGCGAGTTGATGCTTGTGTTTCTAACAATTCTAAGTTATCAGTGAGAAACAAATGGTTCAATGCTAAGCTTGAATAG